The following are encoded in a window of Lactobacillus intestinalis genomic DNA:
- a CDS encoding ATP-dependent Clp protease ATP-binding subunit, which produces MENSYSKSANQVLEIAREQAQNFHHRLIGTEHVLLALVIESDGEAGKILRSWNLTPTAIREEIERYTGYGSAANASYMEMSPRLNLALNLAKRTAQDDGSREIQTNHILYGLIASEQVLSAMILKSLNVDLDHLREDIKNSLGTNPDNNDFGDSSNWLNNSSLNGNQSKQKKSTTPTLDSVGVNLNERVKNGGIDPVIGRDKEIKRVIQILSRRTKNNPVLVGEPGVGKTAVAQAIATEIVNKRVPADLLNKRVMALDMGSLVAGTKYRGEFEDRVKKILKEIAKDGKVILFVDEMHTLIGAGGAEGSIDAANILKPSLARGDIQMIGATTFDEYQKYIEKDQALARRFQQVRLNEPSKEDALAVLNGLRPKYEKFHHVTISDASLEDAVDLSSRYISDRFLPDKAIDLVDEAAAAVKIQNNASSNIRLNQINEQIKKIIDQKNEAASNQNFVEAAKLQDKQNSLQLKREQIAEQVDEQISSKAIVKPEDIAKVVSSWTGVPVTQMKRNESRQLAHLEGILHERVIGQDKAVSAVSRAIRRSRSGIKDEKRPIGSFLFLGPTGVGKTELAKSVAAAMFGSEDNLIRIDMSEYMDQIANSKLIGSAPGYVGYEEGGQLSEQVRRHPYSVVLLDEVEKAHPDVFNLLLQVLDEGFLTDSKGRKVDFRNTIIIMTSNLGSRSIFETSAVGFNADNENQIKMRQDRVRQALKQFFRPEFLNRIDETIIFDELNKTELRQIVSLLTNKLAVRLNKQGVNLKISRAALDKLAKDGYDPEMGARPLRRAIQNDIEDKIAEMLIGGELKPGSTLKIGSSHDKLKFEVVTDKKETVKS; this is translated from the coding sequence ATGGAAAACTCTTATAGTAAAAGTGCTAATCAAGTTTTGGAAATTGCACGTGAACAAGCGCAGAATTTTCATCATCGCTTAATCGGAACAGAACATGTTTTATTAGCTTTGGTAATTGAATCAGATGGGGAAGCTGGTAAGATTTTACGTTCTTGGAATTTAACTCCAACTGCAATTCGTGAAGAAATTGAGCGTTATACAGGCTATGGTTCTGCTGCTAATGCTAGTTATATGGAAATGTCACCTAGACTTAATTTAGCTTTGAATCTTGCAAAAAGAACTGCTCAAGATGATGGCTCTCGTGAAATTCAAACTAACCATATTTTGTATGGCTTAATTGCGAGCGAGCAAGTTTTATCTGCAATGATTTTGAAGAGCTTGAATGTAGATTTGGATCATTTAAGAGAAGATATCAAGAACAGCTTAGGGACTAATCCAGATAATAATGATTTTGGAGATTCTTCTAATTGGCTAAACAATTCTTCTTTAAATGGAAATCAATCTAAACAAAAGAAGAGTACAACGCCAACTTTGGATAGTGTGGGCGTCAATTTGAATGAACGTGTAAAAAATGGCGGCATTGATCCTGTCATTGGTCGTGATAAGGAAATTAAACGCGTGATTCAAATTCTTTCTCGTCGAACTAAGAATAATCCTGTTTTAGTGGGAGAACCCGGTGTGGGTAAAACCGCAGTTGCTCAAGCTATTGCTACCGAAATTGTGAACAAGAGAGTGCCAGCAGATTTGCTCAATAAGCGAGTAATGGCGCTAGATATGGGTAGCTTAGTTGCTGGTACAAAATACCGTGGTGAATTTGAAGATCGTGTTAAGAAGATCTTGAAAGAAATCGCTAAAGACGGCAAAGTTATTCTTTTTGTCGATGAAATGCATACTTTAATTGGTGCTGGTGGTGCGGAAGGTTCAATTGATGCGGCTAATATTTTGAAACCTTCTCTTGCTCGTGGCGATATTCAAATGATTGGTGCGACAACTTTTGATGAATATCAGAAGTATATTGAAAAAGATCAGGCTTTAGCTCGCCGTTTCCAACAAGTTCGTTTAAATGAACCATCAAAAGAAGATGCCTTAGCAGTTTTGAACGGTTTAAGACCAAAATACGAAAAATTTCATCATGTAACTATTTCAGATGCTAGTTTGGAAGATGCGGTTGATCTTTCTTCACGTTACATTTCTGATCGTTTCTTGCCAGATAAGGCCATCGACTTAGTTGATGAAGCTGCAGCGGCTGTTAAGATCCAAAATAATGCTAGCTCCAATATTCGTTTAAACCAGATCAACGAACAAATTAAGAAAATTATCGATCAAAAAAATGAAGCTGCTTCTAATCAAAACTTTGTAGAAGCTGCTAAACTTCAAGATAAGCAAAATAGTTTGCAGTTGAAACGTGAACAAATTGCTGAACAAGTGGATGAACAAATTAGTTCAAAGGCCATTGTAAAACCAGAAGATATTGCTAAAGTGGTATCTAGTTGGACCGGTGTGCCAGTTACTCAAATGAAACGTAATGAAAGTCGTCAACTCGCTCACTTAGAAGGAATTTTACATGAGCGTGTTATCGGCCAAGATAAGGCTGTTTCAGCAGTTTCCCGTGCGATTCGTCGTAGTAGAAGTGGAATTAAGGATGAAAAACGTCCTATTGGATCTTTCCTATTCCTTGGACCAACTGGGGTGGGTAAGACAGAACTTGCCAAGTCTGTGGCGGCCGCAATGTTTGGCTCAGAAGACAATTTAATTAGAATTGATATGTCTGAATACATGGATCAAATTGCCAACAGCAAATTAATTGGTTCAGCTCCAGGCTATGTTGGTTATGAAGAAGGCGGCCAACTATCTGAACAAGTTCGTCGTCATCCATATTCAGTAGTTTTACTCGATGAAGTTGAAAAGGCTCATCCTGATGTCTTTAACTTATTGTTGCAAGTTCTTGATGAAGGATTCTTGACTGATTCTAAAGGTAGAAAAGTTGACTTTAGAAATACAATTATCATCATGACTTCTAACTTGGGTTCCAGAAGTATTTTTGAAACTAGCGCAGTTGGATTTAATGCAGATAATGAAAATCAAATCAAGATGCGTCAAGATCGTGTTCGTCAGGCACTCAAACAGTTCTTCCGTCCTGAGTTTTTAAACAGAATTGATGAAACAATTATCTTTGATGAGTTGAACAAGACAGAACTTCGTCAAATCGTTAGCCTTTTGACTAATAAGCTGGCAGTTCGTCTTAACAAACAAGGCGTAAACTTGAAGATTTCACGTGCAGCTTTGGATAAACTTGCCAAGGATGGCTATGACCCAGAAATGGGTGCTCGTCCACTTCGTCGTGCAATTCAAAATGATATTGAGGATAAAATTGCCGAGATGTTAATCGGCGGAGAATTAAAACCAGGTTCGACTTTGAAGATTGGTAGCTCACACGATAAGTTGAAATTTGAAGTTGTAACTGATAAAAAAGAAACAGTCAAAAGTTAA